Proteins encoded within one genomic window of Citricoccus muralis:
- a CDS encoding MetQ/NlpA family ABC transporter substrate-binding protein: protein MSLSGCGLANVIGSEDTISIVVTENAPFQEPTKIAEKLLAEEGWELDATYVTDIIQPNHAVSNGEYDVNFFQNISYLHQFNEDNNLDIEPILFMFEQPSGVYSSRYDSLDELPEGAQIALPVDTANNGRGIRLLARGGLIEIDESVPVAKLSVEDITSNPRNLEFVEVDQQSVGSIYPDVDAVFGFARLLAEIDVMPDEVLIMESQEEALPFALTLAAQPDFVENEPEKFEALQRAYHSDEVRDWYEDYLDGLLTPAFDRDLDAAWAQVNTQK from the coding sequence TTGTCTCTGAGCGGCTGTGGGCTGGCGAACGTCATCGGCTCCGAGGACACCATCAGCATCGTGGTGACCGAAAACGCGCCGTTCCAGGAGCCGACGAAAATCGCCGAAAAGCTCTTGGCGGAAGAGGGATGGGAGCTCGACGCCACCTACGTCACCGACATCATTCAGCCCAATCACGCGGTGAGCAACGGCGAATACGACGTCAATTTCTTCCAGAACATCAGTTACCTGCACCAGTTCAATGAGGACAACAACCTCGACATCGAACCGATCCTGTTCATGTTCGAGCAGCCCTCCGGGGTGTATTCGAGCCGCTACGACTCTCTCGATGAGCTTCCCGAGGGCGCGCAGATCGCGCTGCCGGTGGATACCGCAAATAATGGTCGCGGCATTCGACTACTGGCCCGGGGTGGGCTCATCGAAATCGACGAGTCCGTTCCGGTGGCGAAGCTCAGCGTCGAAGACATCACCAGCAACCCGCGGAATCTGGAGTTTGTGGAAGTTGACCAGCAATCGGTGGGCAGCATCTATCCCGACGTGGATGCGGTGTTCGGGTTCGCACGCTTGCTTGCTGAGATCGATGTGATGCCCGACGAGGTGCTGATCATGGAGTCACAGGAGGAGGCGTTGCCTTTCGCCCTCACCTTGGCCGCCCAGCCCGACTTCGTCGAAAACGAACCGGAGAAGTTCGAGGCGCTGCAGCGGGCATATCACTCGGACGAGGTACGTGACTGGTACGAGGACTACCTCGACGGACTGCTGACTCCTGCGTTTGATCGTGACCTCGATGCTGCCTGGGCGCAGGTAAACACTCAGAAATAG
- a CDS encoding DUF4282 domain-containing protein → MTQPPQPPYEPGNNGGSGEGSEHNPYSQQSKASGFGSQGFTPTSAEAKGFFGALFDFSFQSYVTVKFAKLIYILLLLFIALWLVFGWLIASISIMSQEPVIGIGLLLLGWIPGAVMLVLARVGLEFYIAMIRTAQNTAGTRQEIEALRRELTRR, encoded by the coding sequence ATGACTCAGCCTCCACAGCCTCCCTACGAACCGGGCAACAACGGCGGTTCCGGCGAAGGCTCAGAACACAACCCGTACTCCCAGCAGTCGAAGGCATCCGGTTTCGGCAGCCAGGGCTTCACCCCGACCTCCGCCGAAGCCAAGGGCTTCTTCGGGGCGCTCTTCGACTTCAGCTTCCAGAGCTACGTCACGGTGAAGTTCGCCAAGCTGATCTACATCCTGTTGCTGTTGTTCATCGCCCTGTGGTTGGTCTTCGGCTGGCTCATCGCCTCCATCAGCATAATGAGCCAGGAGCCGGTGATCGGTATTGGCTTGCTGCTGCTTGGCTGGATTCCCGGCGCGGTGATGCTGGTGCTGGCTCGCGTGGGCCTCGAGTTCTACATCGCGATGATCCGTACCGCACAGAACACCGCGGGCACCCGCCAGGAGATTGAGGCGCTACGTCGGGAACTGACGCGACGCTGA
- a CDS encoding low molecular weight protein-tyrosine-phosphatase yields MGASDRLRDQLHEQSRILIVCTGNICRSPMAEVVLDQRLLHADARDDDDMLANLPVDRVWSAGVSDEEHGNPIYPPAAQVLGEQGYSVPVNHSAHQVTRDEMERSGLILAMTAAHARALGKLAQGWDIPLERIHLWREFDGTGLSVAPSGCLRPGGALAPGSTVPISATDVPDPWYGPDSGFYATLETIEAGADGLLAVLSGDILGQP; encoded by the coding sequence ATGGGCGCCAGCGACCGACTCCGTGACCAACTGCACGAGCAGTCCCGCATTCTCATCGTGTGCACCGGCAATATTTGCCGCTCGCCGATGGCCGAAGTAGTGCTAGATCAGCGTCTGCTCCACGCGGACGCCCGAGACGACGACGACATGCTGGCCAACCTTCCCGTGGATCGGGTGTGGAGTGCCGGGGTCTCCGATGAGGAGCACGGCAACCCGATCTATCCGCCGGCCGCTCAGGTGCTCGGTGAGCAGGGTTACTCGGTGCCGGTTAATCACAGCGCACACCAGGTTACCCGCGACGAGATGGAACGCTCGGGGCTGATTCTGGCGATGACGGCCGCGCATGCCCGCGCCCTGGGTAAGCTCGCCCAGGGGTGGGACATCCCGCTGGAGCGGATCCACTTGTGGCGAGAGTTCGACGGCACCGGGCTGAGCGTCGCGCCTTCCGGGTGCCTGCGCCCCGGCGGTGCCCTGGCGCCCGGGAGTACGGTGCCCATTTCGGCCACCGACGTCCCGGACCCCTGGTACGGGCCTGATTCTGGGTTCTACGCCACCCTCGAAACCATCGAAGCCGGCGCCGATGGTCTCCTGGCGGTTCTGAGCGGAGATATTCTCGGTCAGCCCTGA
- a CDS encoding glycoside hydrolase family 13 protein: MTPAPHHAPSSVPSSAAHTGQPAPLSTPPSEARNRPSNPWWVDAVIYQVYPRSFADGNGDGMGDLPGVIAQVPYLQRLGVDALWLSPFYVSPQHDAGYDVADYRNVDPRFGTLADADELISTAHDAGLRIIVDLVPNHTSWDHEWFVEALAAEPGSPARNRYVFRPGTGDNGELPPNDWSSIFGGPAWTRTENPDGTPGEWYLHLFDTSQPDLNWENPEVHAEFESILRFWLDRGVDGFRVDVAHGMIKAEGLPPYAGFANMVKDAGDLPEFIDRENFVPPTPYFDQDGVHEIYREWNRVLAEYDHEPCLVAEAWVAPVFRLFRYVRPGEMHQAFNFAFLVSGFDAQRVTDAIQESLDEAAVVGATNTWVLSNHDTVRHVSRFGLADPTSYPEGIAAEDEQPDHVLGRRRARAAAMVELGLPGSAYLYQGDELGLPDHTTLADEHREDPTFHRTRNTEAPETGRDGCRVPMPWRAEAPGYGFAVGAAEASATPADPWLPQPEEYRALAADQQVDVAGSTFELYRELLTIRGELDLGTGAFEWSRFHDPAQGIVSFTVTTGGGKHLGSGEPIPTQTVLVLANMGASPTAIPEEYTAAVFSDDDALVNQQLAPDSAAWFMKQSAPEA, encoded by the coding sequence ATGACTCCTGCACCGCATCATGCGCCGTCGTCCGTCCCTTCATCCGCCGCGCATACGGGGCAGCCGGCGCCGCTGAGCACCCCTCCCTCGGAGGCCCGCAACCGTCCCTCGAACCCGTGGTGGGTGGACGCGGTGATCTACCAGGTCTACCCGCGCTCCTTCGCCGATGGCAACGGCGACGGCATGGGGGATCTGCCCGGTGTGATCGCCCAGGTGCCCTACCTGCAGCGCCTCGGCGTCGACGCCCTGTGGCTCTCCCCGTTCTACGTGTCCCCGCAGCACGACGCCGGCTACGACGTGGCCGACTACCGCAACGTTGATCCGCGCTTCGGCACCCTCGCCGACGCCGATGAGCTGATCAGCACCGCCCATGATGCGGGGCTGCGCATCATTGTGGACCTGGTGCCCAACCACACCTCCTGGGACCATGAATGGTTCGTGGAGGCTCTGGCCGCCGAGCCAGGATCGCCCGCCCGCAACCGCTACGTTTTCCGCCCCGGCACGGGCGACAACGGCGAACTGCCCCCGAACGACTGGTCCTCCATTTTCGGCGGCCCCGCCTGGACTCGCACCGAAAACCCCGACGGCACACCCGGCGAGTGGTACCTGCACCTCTTCGACACCTCGCAGCCTGATCTGAACTGGGAAAACCCAGAAGTCCACGCCGAGTTTGAGTCCATTCTGCGCTTCTGGCTGGACCGCGGCGTCGATGGTTTCCGCGTCGACGTGGCTCACGGCATGATCAAGGCCGAGGGCCTGCCCCCCTACGCCGGCTTCGCCAACATGGTCAAGGACGCCGGTGACCTGCCCGAGTTCATCGACCGCGAGAACTTCGTGCCGCCCACCCCCTACTTCGATCAAGATGGCGTGCACGAGATCTACCGGGAGTGGAACCGGGTGCTGGCCGAATATGACCACGAGCCCTGCCTGGTGGCCGAGGCGTGGGTGGCACCGGTGTTCCGCCTGTTCCGCTACGTGCGCCCGGGCGAGATGCACCAGGCGTTCAACTTCGCGTTCCTGGTGTCGGGCTTCGACGCGCAGCGAGTCACCGACGCCATCCAGGAATCGCTCGACGAGGCGGCTGTGGTTGGCGCCACGAACACCTGGGTGCTCTCCAACCACGACACGGTGCGTCACGTCTCGCGCTTCGGGCTCGCCGATCCAACCTCCTATCCCGAAGGCATCGCCGCCGAGGACGAGCAGCCCGACCACGTGCTGGGCCGTCGTCGTGCCCGCGCCGCCGCCATGGTGGAGCTGGGCCTGCCCGGCTCCGCCTACCTGTACCAGGGCGATGAGCTGGGTCTGCCCGACCACACCACCCTGGCCGATGAACACCGCGAGGACCCCACCTTCCACCGCACCCGCAACACCGAGGCTCCCGAGACTGGCCGCGACGGTTGCCGGGTGCCGATGCCGTGGCGCGCCGAGGCCCCCGGCTACGGATTCGCCGTCGGCGCCGCCGAGGCGAGCGCCACCCCCGCCGACCCATGGCTACCCCAGCCGGAGGAGTACCGGGCGCTGGCCGCGGACCAGCAGGTCGATGTGGCCGGCTCCACCTTCGAGCTCTACCGCGAGCTGCTCACCATCCGCGGCGAGCTGGATCTGGGCACCGGGGCCTTCGAGTGGTCCCGCTTCCATGATCCGGCCCAGGGCATCGTTTCCTTCACCGTGACCACCGGCGGCGGCAAGCACCTGGGCTCCGGGGAGCCGATCCCCACCCAGACCGTACTGGTGCTGGCCAACATGGGCGCGTCCCCCACCGCGATCCCGGAGGAGTACACCGCGGCGGTGTTCTCCGACGACGACGCCCTGGTTAACCAGCAGCTGGCCCCCGACTCGGCCGCCTGGTTCATGAAGCAGTCAGCACCGGAGGCCTGA
- a CDS encoding exodeoxyribonuclease III, with the protein MKIATWNVNSLRARADRVEDWIERSDADVLAIQETKCKDDNFPWELFERAGYDVAHFGFSQWNGVAIASRVGLDDVQRTFPEQPAFGKNGVDPVQEARAISAVVGTKNSSSGEKPLRIWSLYVPNGRALDDEHMPYKLEWLERLRAHAVAEVDADPAARLALTGDWNIAPQDEDVWDMQYFLDEGLTHVSPPEREAFHAFEASGFVDVVRPRHPGPGVYTYWDYQKLRFPKKEGMRIDFVLASPALASSVTDAWIDREERKGKGASDHAPVVVELD; encoded by the coding sequence ATGAAGATCGCCACCTGGAACGTGAACTCCCTGCGCGCCCGCGCAGACCGTGTTGAAGACTGGATCGAGCGCAGCGACGCTGACGTGCTGGCCATCCAGGAGACCAAGTGCAAGGACGACAACTTCCCCTGGGAGCTGTTCGAGCGCGCCGGTTACGATGTGGCGCACTTCGGTTTCTCCCAGTGGAACGGGGTGGCCATCGCATCCCGGGTGGGTCTCGACGACGTGCAGCGCACCTTCCCGGAACAGCCGGCGTTCGGCAAAAACGGCGTGGACCCGGTGCAGGAGGCGCGCGCCATCTCCGCCGTCGTCGGCACGAAGAACTCCAGCTCAGGCGAGAAGCCGCTGCGGATCTGGTCACTGTACGTGCCCAACGGCCGGGCGCTGGATGATGAGCACATGCCCTACAAGCTGGAGTGGTTGGAGCGGCTACGCGCCCACGCCGTCGCCGAAGTGGATGCGGACCCCGCGGCACGGCTGGCACTGACCGGAGACTGGAATATCGCCCCGCAGGACGAGGACGTCTGGGACATGCAGTACTTCCTCGACGAAGGGCTCACCCACGTCTCACCGCCGGAGCGGGAGGCTTTTCACGCGTTCGAAGCGTCTGGGTTCGTTGACGTGGTGCGCCCGCGGCATCCAGGCCCTGGCGTGTACACCTACTGGGACTACCAGAAGCTGCGCTTCCCGAAGAAGGAAGGCATGCGTATCGACTTCGTGCTCGCCTCCCCCGCGCTGGCCTCCTCGGTGACCGACGCCTGGATCGACCGCGAGGAGCGCAAGGGCAAGGGCGCCTCCGACCACGCTCCCGTTGTGGTGGAGCTGGACTAG
- the nadE gene encoding ammonia-dependent NAD(+) synthetase encodes MRKFQKQIIQEMGVAPEIDPAAEVERRVQFLAEYLVSTGAQGLVLGISGGVDSTTAGRLCQLAVEQIRANDPDSSVAFTALRLPYRTQHDEDDAQRSLRFIRADEEAALQIGPAVDALAEDVDAALGAPLSDYHRGNVKARMRMIAQYAVAGERGALVVGTDHAAESVTGFFTKFGDGGADVLPLFGLNKRQVRGVARHLGAEESLWAKVPTADLLTENPGRADEDELGLRYDDIDDYLEGRDIDAASAERLETIYLRTRHKRTTPTTILDTWWR; translated from the coding sequence ATGCGCAAATTTCAGAAGCAGATCATCCAGGAGATGGGCGTGGCCCCCGAGATCGACCCCGCCGCCGAGGTGGAGCGCCGGGTGCAGTTCCTCGCCGAATACCTGGTCTCCACCGGGGCCCAGGGGCTGGTGCTGGGAATCTCCGGCGGCGTCGACTCCACCACGGCGGGCCGGCTCTGCCAGCTCGCCGTCGAGCAAATTCGCGCCAACGATCCAGATTCCTCAGTTGCGTTCACTGCGCTGCGGTTGCCCTACCGCACTCAGCACGATGAGGACGACGCCCAACGCTCGCTGCGCTTCATCCGCGCAGATGAGGAAGCCGCTCTGCAGATCGGCCCCGCCGTAGACGCCCTGGCTGAGGACGTTGATGCTGCGCTCGGCGCCCCGCTGAGCGACTACCACCGCGGCAACGTCAAGGCGCGGATGCGGATGATCGCCCAGTACGCGGTGGCCGGCGAGCGCGGAGCCCTGGTGGTCGGCACCGATCACGCCGCCGAATCGGTCACCGGCTTCTTCACCAAATTCGGCGACGGCGGAGCGGACGTGCTGCCGCTGTTCGGGCTGAACAAGCGCCAGGTACGGGGGGTGGCCCGGCATCTGGGCGCTGAAGAGTCGCTGTGGGCGAAGGTTCCGACTGCGGATCTGCTCACCGAGAACCCGGGCCGCGCCGATGAGGATGAGTTAGGGCTGCGCTATGACGACATCGACGACTACCTCGAGGGTCGGGACATCGACGCGGCATCGGCCGAGAGGCTGGAGACGATCTATCTGCGCACCCGGCACAAGCGCACCACCCCGACCACGATCCTCGACACCTGGTGGCGCTGA
- a CDS encoding cystathionine gamma-synthase — protein sequence MCPKPFPHFATAAIHAGQEPDPLTGAVIPPIYQTSTFTQHGVETLKAGYEYSRGANPTRTALEQQLAALEHGDAGFAFASGMAAEDALLRATLRPGDTVIAAAESYGGTHRLLTQIYARWGVNTVFVSPQDTAALEQALDSHRARVVWLETPTNPLLSIIDIRAWSEISHAHGALVVVDNTFASPALQTPLDLGADAVVHSTTKYIGGHSDVLGGAVITSTAFWEDQPLTELIRFQQFAGGAVAGPQDCFLTSRGLKTLAVRMRQHSDNAAVVAGWLTEQPQVAEVYYPGLEQHPGHSIAAQQMRGYGGMITFRVRGGEQAARTVAESTALFGLSVSLGGVESLISHPATMTHGSTAGTAQAPDRDLVRLSVGIEAVEDLVDDLQQTLAAVPLHHAGHVSSRA from the coding sequence ATGTGTCCAAAGCCGTTCCCACATTTCGCCACCGCCGCTATCCATGCCGGCCAAGAACCGGACCCACTCACCGGCGCCGTCATTCCGCCCATCTATCAGACATCCACCTTCACCCAGCACGGGGTGGAAACGCTGAAGGCCGGCTACGAGTATTCACGCGGCGCCAACCCCACCCGCACCGCGCTCGAGCAACAGCTCGCCGCGCTCGAACACGGCGACGCCGGCTTCGCCTTCGCCTCCGGCATGGCCGCTGAGGACGCGTTGCTGCGCGCCACACTGCGCCCCGGGGACACGGTCATCGCGGCCGCCGAAAGCTACGGCGGCACCCACCGGTTACTCACCCAGATCTACGCGCGCTGGGGTGTGAACACCGTGTTCGTCTCACCGCAGGACACCGCCGCTCTCGAGCAGGCTCTGGACTCCCACCGGGCCCGCGTCGTGTGGCTCGAGACCCCGACCAACCCGCTGCTGAGCATTATCGACATCAGAGCTTGGTCAGAAATTTCGCACGCCCACGGCGCCCTGGTGGTCGTCGACAACACCTTCGCCTCGCCCGCCCTGCAGACTCCGCTCGATCTCGGTGCCGACGCCGTGGTGCATTCCACCACCAAGTACATCGGCGGGCATTCGGATGTGCTGGGTGGGGCCGTCATCACTTCCACCGCCTTCTGGGAGGACCAGCCGCTCACCGAGCTGATTCGATTCCAGCAGTTTGCCGGTGGCGCGGTGGCCGGACCCCAGGACTGCTTCCTCACCTCCCGTGGGCTGAAAACCCTCGCCGTACGGATGCGCCAGCACAGCGACAACGCCGCAGTGGTCGCCGGCTGGCTCACGGAACAGCCGCAGGTGGCCGAGGTCTACTATCCGGGGTTGGAACAGCACCCTGGTCACAGCATCGCCGCGCAGCAGATGCGGGGCTACGGCGGCATGATCACCTTCCGCGTACGCGGGGGCGAACAGGCAGCCCGCACCGTCGCCGAATCCACCGCACTATTCGGACTCTCGGTGTCTCTGGGCGGGGTGGAATCGCTGATCAGTCACCCGGCCACCATGACCCACGGGTCCACCGCGGGCACCGCGCAAGCACCGGATCGTGACCTGGTGCGGTTATCGGTCGGGATCGAAGCAGTCGAGGATCTCGTGGATGATCTACAGCAGACACTGGCCGCGGTGCCACTGCACCACGCTGGCCACGTTTCGTCCCGCGCGTAG
- a CDS encoding O-acetylhomoserine aminocarboxypropyltransferase/cysteine synthase family protein, with protein MCPQSDSTATTQIHGGNPAAVFHAAPVAPPVHLSAAYSFSRLADAREAFAQRVPAFTYARTGSPTVALLERRMAELEGGTGAVATASGQAALTVLLLTLAGHGGHIVASERIYGGTADLLNDTLADAGLTVTWVDPHSPTAWEHAITADTRALLVEAIGNPHADLADLPALARIGREHDVPLVVDSTLATPYLVRPGALGADFVVHSATKYLTGNGSALAGVVINTGNFSPLRRPERWPQFTEPTARFGYESLTDRFGADGAVLHLARAKYLHDLGPTLAPWNAQQVLDGIQTLDVRMQRHCVTAEDIARRLNQHPLVSRVRHPSVPGSRDAAVARRDYPRGTGAVLSFELEGDEATVERFIDALELIILAANIGDARTMVSHPISMTHCRLCPELLEHGEITPSTVRLAVGREDPDDLWADLERGFAAALAEAPAIPTATTAR; from the coding sequence ATGTGTCCGCAGTCTGACTCCACCGCCACCACACAGATTCACGGCGGCAACCCGGCCGCAGTGTTCCACGCCGCCCCGGTCGCACCCCCGGTGCACCTCTCGGCGGCGTACTCCTTCTCGCGGCTCGCCGATGCCCGAGAGGCTTTCGCCCAGCGGGTCCCGGCGTTCACCTACGCCCGCACCGGCAGCCCGACCGTGGCCCTGCTCGAACGGCGCATGGCAGAACTTGAGGGCGGCACCGGCGCGGTGGCCACCGCTTCTGGGCAGGCTGCGCTGACGGTCTTGTTGCTGACGCTAGCCGGCCACGGTGGGCACATCGTCGCTTCCGAGCGCATCTATGGAGGCACCGCAGACCTGCTCAATGACACGCTGGCTGATGCCGGTCTCACCGTCACCTGGGTGGACCCGCACTCCCCGACGGCCTGGGAGCACGCCATCACCGCCGATACCCGGGCGCTGTTAGTGGAGGCCATCGGCAATCCGCACGCTGACCTCGCGGATCTGCCCGCCCTGGCCCGGATCGGCCGCGAGCACGACGTTCCGCTCGTCGTCGATTCCACCCTGGCCACCCCCTACCTGGTGCGCCCGGGCGCCTTGGGTGCGGACTTTGTGGTGCACTCAGCCACCAAGTACCTCACCGGAAATGGCTCCGCGCTCGCCGGAGTCGTCATCAACACCGGCAATTTCTCGCCGCTGCGCCGCCCCGAGCGCTGGCCGCAGTTCACCGAGCCCACCGCCCGCTTCGGCTACGAGTCCCTCACCGATCGGTTCGGGGCCGACGGCGCGGTGCTGCACTTGGCGCGCGCCAAGTACCTGCACGATCTCGGACCAACGCTGGCGCCCTGGAACGCCCAGCAGGTGCTGGACGGCATCCAGACCCTGGACGTGCGCATGCAGCGCCACTGCGTCACCGCCGAAGACATCGCCCGGCGGCTGAACCAGCACCCGCTGGTGTCTCGGGTCCGTCACCCCAGCGTGCCGGGTTCTCGTGATGCCGCCGTGGCTCGCCGTGATTACCCGCGCGGCACCGGAGCGGTGCTCTCCTTCGAACTCGAGGGCGATGAGGCCACCGTGGAGCGGTTCATCGACGCGCTCGAGCTGATCATCCTGGCCGCCAATATTGGCGATGCCCGCACCATGGTCTCCCACCCGATCTCCATGACCCACTGTCGCCTCTGTCCCGAATTACTGGAGCACGGAGAGATCACGCCCTCCACCGTGCGCCTGGCCGTGGGCCGCGAAGACCCGGATGATCTCTGGGCCGATCTGGAACGCGGCTTCGCCGCCGCCCTTGCCGAGGCCCCCGCCATTCCGACCGCAACCACCGCGAGGTAA
- a CDS encoding LLM class flavin-dependent oxidoreductase produces the protein MRILLLTLITHLPDPVTGTVEPRHDRLRRVIETGVAAEELGYDGFAVGERHERPFISSAPPVVLSHLAARTSRIRLFTGVTTLSLLDPVRAYEDYATLDQLSSGRLELMIGKGNGTAQRELFSITEEDQWERNRESYELFRTLWQRASEPTGQQNVTWSGRFRPPLDDAEVWPLPYQPQLRVWHGSATSRASVDLAVEYGEPLFSANVTYGIEPYRELIDYYRRSWAEAGRNPADALVGAGTAGFLVQPTSQAALNLFRPVFDARSAAARAAGLPSPWRDYTDFLENSSALVGSPSQVIEKVHRYHEAFGHDVMHLSADGEGLTPGQHRTMLELFQNDVAPELRRLFPSRPLKPWGTTSTTPTTPSEAHHVSAV, from the coding sequence ATGAGAATCCTGCTGCTCACCCTCATCACCCACCTGCCCGACCCGGTCACCGGCACCGTCGAGCCCAGGCACGATCGGCTGCGCCGGGTGATCGAGACCGGGGTGGCCGCCGAGGAGCTCGGCTACGACGGGTTCGCCGTCGGCGAGCGCCACGAGCGCCCCTTCATCTCCTCCGCTCCGCCGGTGGTGCTCAGTCATCTGGCGGCGCGGACCTCCCGGATCCGGCTGTTCACCGGGGTCACTACGCTGAGCCTGCTCGATCCGGTGCGCGCCTACGAGGACTACGCCACCTTGGATCAGCTTTCGTCCGGACGGTTGGAGCTGATGATCGGCAAGGGCAACGGCACCGCCCAGCGCGAGCTGTTCAGCATCACCGAGGAAGACCAGTGGGAGCGCAACCGTGAATCCTACGAGCTGTTCCGCACCCTGTGGCAACGCGCCAGTGAACCGACCGGCCAGCAGAACGTGACCTGGTCCGGGCGCTTCCGCCCTCCCCTCGACGACGCCGAAGTGTGGCCGTTGCCCTACCAGCCGCAGCTGCGTGTCTGGCACGGTTCCGCTACCAGCCGCGCCTCTGTGGATCTGGCCGTGGAGTACGGCGAGCCGCTGTTCTCTGCGAACGTCACCTATGGGATCGAGCCCTACCGCGAACTCATCGACTACTACCGCCGGTCCTGGGCCGAGGCCGGACGCAACCCCGCCGATGCCCTGGTGGGCGCCGGCACCGCCGGGTTCCTGGTGCAGCCCACCAGCCAAGCCGCACTGAACCTGTTCCGTCCGGTGTTCGACGCCCGTTCGGCAGCTGCCCGCGCCGCCGGGCTGCCCTCCCCCTGGCGCGACTACACCGATTTCCTCGAGAACAGCTCGGCACTGGTGGGTTCTCCAAGCCAGGTGATCGAGAAGGTACACCGCTACCACGAGGCCTTTGGCCACGACGTGATGCACCTGTCCGCCGACGGCGAGGGGCTCACACCCGGACAGCACCGCACCATGCTCGAGCTGTTCCAGAACGACGTCGCACCCGAACTGCGTCGGCTCTTCCCGTCGCGCCCACTCAAGCCTTGGGGAACGACCTCGACTACCCCGACTACCCCTTCGGAGGCCCACCATGTGTCCGCAGTCTGA